One segment of Castanea sativa cultivar Marrone di Chiusa Pesio chromosome 3, ASM4071231v1 DNA contains the following:
- the LOC142628759 gene encoding uncharacterized protein LOC142628759 translates to MVKLSKEDDMQQLCIEVRGVLAYCMNIEECMSVEVEANGKPWYHDIKAFIKNSGYPPVATDSEKKFIQRMACQFFLSGEVLYKRNHNSTLLRCVDASEANHLMEEMHEGLLGAYASGPLNLVPYRPQMNGAMEAANKNIKKILVKMTDTYKDWHEYLPFVLCTYCTYVRTSIGATPYSLVYGMEAVLPEKVEIPSLRILSLTELLEAKWAHSQYEQLNMIDEMCMTAMCHGQLYQRRVKRAFNKKVRPRVFEEGDLVLKKHN, encoded by the exons ATGGTTAAGCTATCAAAAGAAGATGATATGCAACAATTGTGCATAGAAGTCCGTGGCGTTCTAGCCTATTGCATGAACATCGAAGAATGCATGAGTGTCGAAGTCGAAGCCAACGGAAAGCCATGGTACCATGATATCAAGGCTTTTATCAAGAACAGTGGATACCCGCCCGTTGCAACAGACAGTGAAAAGAAGTTCATCCAGCGCATGGCTTGCCAATTTTTCTTGAGTGGAGAAGTCCTGTACAAAAGGAACCACAATTCTACCTTGCTCCGATGTGTAGATGCCTCCGAGGCAAATCATCTAATGGAAGAAATGCATGAAGGCTTACTTGGAGCTTATGCCAGTGGACCCCT AAATTTGGTTCCCTATCGCCCTCAGATGAATGGTGCAATGGAAGCCGCtaacaagaacataaagaaaatctTGGTGAAGATGACAGACACATACAAGGACTGGCACGAGTACTTGCCATTTGTTTTGTGCACATATTGCACTTATGTTCGTACTTCCATAGGTGCGACCCCATATTCATTAGTATATGGCATGGAGGCTGTCCTCCCCGAAAAGGTAGAGATCCCGTCTCTTAGGATTTTATCTCTGACAGAGCTGTTAGAAGCTAAATGGGCCCATTCCCAATATGAACAACTGAACATGATAGATGAAATGTGCATGACCGCAATGTGCCATGGACAGTTGTACCAACGCCGTGTCAAGCGAGCATTTAACAAGAAAGTTAGACCCAGGGTCTTTGAAGAAGGCGATCTAGTCTTGAAGAAGCACAACTAG